The following coding sequences lie in one Mucilaginibacter sp. KACC 22773 genomic window:
- a CDS encoding efflux RND transporter periplasmic adaptor subunit: MKNRYIYWLAPAALLAWVSCGKHDKKGAAAPPPIPVSIAEAKDGNATYYDSYQGTVISVNTVELRSQVPGFVTGIFFKEGDVVEKGKVLYEIDKRKYEAAYQQAAANVLSAQANLTKAQKDVDRYNMLLKNDAIARQTVDQAVAAYETNKSAVAVAKAGLASAATDLSYATIRAPFTGRIGISQVRLGAQVAVGTTLMNTISAEHPIGVDVVINEQDINRFYGLQKSSSDTTFKLQLPDGKTYNKTGKVLAIDRGVSSGTGSIKVRIQFPNEDDVLKDGMSCVLQVLNNQSGNRVQIPNKAVTEQMGEFFVFVTRDTTVKDTADDKTIKDRRDTIAKQVKVKLGPRVNTSIVVMEGIKAGDKVVTDGFQRLRDGGRITLGAGGPPAGAAPKK; this comes from the coding sequence ATGAAGAACAGATATATATATTGGTTAGCCCCGGCGGCATTATTAGCATGGGTATCATGCGGTAAACACGATAAAAAGGGCGCAGCCGCCCCGCCGCCAATCCCGGTTTCAATTGCCGAAGCAAAAGATGGTAATGCTACCTATTATGATAGTTACCAGGGGACGGTTATATCCGTTAACACTGTTGAACTGCGCAGCCAGGTGCCGGGTTTTGTAACCGGTATATTTTTTAAGGAAGGCGACGTTGTTGAAAAGGGCAAAGTGCTTTATGAAATTGATAAGCGCAAATATGAAGCGGCTTATCAGCAGGCGGCTGCCAACGTATTAAGTGCGCAGGCCAACCTTACCAAAGCCCAAAAAGATGTTGACCGCTACAATATGTTGTTAAAAAACGACGCCATTGCGCGCCAAACTGTCGACCAGGCTGTTGCCGCTTATGAAACCAATAAGAGCGCTGTAGCAGTGGCCAAAGCGGGTCTTGCGTCGGCAGCTACTGATCTTTCTTACGCTACTATACGGGCGCCTTTTACGGGCCGTATAGGTATATCGCAGGTAAGGTTGGGGGCGCAGGTAGCCGTTGGCACTACGCTGATGAACACCATATCGGCCGAGCACCCTATTGGTGTTGATGTGGTGATTAACGAGCAGGATATTAACCGTTTTTATGGCCTGCAAAAATCAAGCAGCGATACCACTTTTAAATTACAATTACCCGATGGTAAAACCTACAATAAAACAGGCAAAGTTTTAGCTATTGACAGGGGGGTAAGCAGTGGTACCGGCAGCATCAAAGTAAGGATCCAGTTCCCGAACGAAGATGATGTATTGAAAGATGGCATGAGCTGCGTTTTACAGGTGCTCAACAACCAATCGGGTAACAGGGTTCAAATACCTAATAAAGCCGTGACCGAGCAAATGGGCGAGTTTTTTGTTTTTGTAACCAGGGATACCACAGTTAAAGATACCGCCGACGATAAAACGATAAAAGACAGGCGGGATACTATTGCCAAACAAGTAAAAGTGAAGCTTGGCCCGCGTGTAAATACCAGTATTGTAGTAATGGAAGGTATTAAAGCAGGCGATAAAGTGGTAACTGACGGTTTCCAGCGTTTGCGCGATGGCGGCCGGATTACACTTGGCGCAGGTGGCCCGCCGGCTGGTGCAGCACCCAAAAAATAG
- a CDS encoding TolC family protein, translated as MKKLKYLSLLTIVNLTLILHSPAFAQTGVDTITGPVTLKQAVDYALRNQPAVRQAAIDEQINERDIRIGLSGWLPQVNSSGLYNYYFKGQPQAGASGANIPSNAGSIRNLSTLGVTASQVIYNNDVLLASKASKYSREYYKDNTLSSQINVVSDVSKAFFDVLLSQKQLDITNEDITRLQRSLKDATNRYQAGVSDKTDFKQATIALNNSIATRKATEESIKSKTAYLKQIMGVGGPGNITLAYDSSRYEQEAAIDTNQVLDVNNRIEYRLLQASKALKNLNVDYYHYGFLPSLSAVGSYNYAYFNHNFSPLYSNAYPTGYVGLTLNLPIFQGGKRLQNLSKARLQVERTDLDIANTKNSLNTEYVQALAGYKSNYTSYKLVRENVDLAKDVYKIVSLQYREGVKTYLDVIVAQSDLRTAELNYYNALFQLLASKIDLQKALGTLPVQ; from the coding sequence ATGAAAAAACTAAAGTACTTATCCCTCTTAACGATAGTCAATTTAACATTAATTTTACATTCACCGGCTTTCGCACAAACAGGTGTTGATACAATTACCGGGCCAGTTACGCTTAAGCAAGCTGTTGACTACGCGCTGCGCAACCAGCCGGCTGTAAGGCAGGCCGCTATTGATGAGCAAATAAACGAGCGCGATATCAGGATCGGTTTATCGGGATGGCTGCCCCAGGTAAATTCATCGGGCCTTTATAATTACTATTTTAAAGGACAGCCGCAGGCGGGTGCATCGGGGGCCAATATTCCATCAAACGCAGGCAGCATCCGTAACCTGTCGACCCTGGGCGTTACCGCATCGCAGGTGATTTATAATAACGATGTGTTGCTGGCTTCAAAGGCCTCAAAATATTCGCGGGAGTATTATAAGGATAACACGTTAAGCAGCCAGATAAATGTTGTGTCGGATGTAAGCAAGGCTTTTTTTGATGTACTGTTATCGCAAAAGCAGCTGGATATTACTAATGAGGACATTACCAGGCTGCAGCGAAGCTTAAAGGATGCCACCAACCGGTACCAGGCAGGCGTATCTGATAAAACAGATTTTAAACAGGCAACTATTGCCCTTAATAATTCTATCGCTACACGTAAAGCGACGGAGGAATCTATTAAAAGTAAAACCGCTTATTTAAAACAAATTATGGGGGTAGGCGGCCCGGGTAACATTACCCTGGCTTATGATTCCTCCCGATATGAGCAGGAGGCTGCCATTGATACCAACCAGGTGCTTGATGTAAATAACCGGATTGAGTACCGCTTGCTGCAAGCCAGTAAAGCGCTAAAAAATTTAAATGTTGATTATTACCATTATGGCTTTTTGCCTTCGTTATCGGCGGTGGGCAGTTATAATTACGCCTACTTTAACCACAATTTTAGCCCGCTGTATAGTAATGCCTACCCTACAGGCTATGTTGGCTTAACGTTAAACCTGCCTATTTTTCAGGGCGGCAAACGCCTTCAAAATTTAAGCAAGGCACGTTTGCAGGTTGAACGTACCGACCTGGATATTGCAAATACCAAAAACAGCCTTAACACCGAATATGTACAGGCCCTTGCCGGTTATAAAAGCAATTACACCAGCTATAAACTGGTGCGCGAAAATGTTGACCTTGCAAAGGATGTATATAAAATAGTAAGCCTGCAATATCGCGAAGGCGTTAAAACGTACCTTGATGTTATTGTAGCACAATCAGACCTGCGTACAGCCGAATTAAATTATTATAACGCCCTGTTCCAGCTGTTGGCCAGCAAAATTGACCTGCAAAAAGCGTTGGGCACGTTGCCGGTACAATAA
- the spt gene encoding serine palmitoyltransferase, with protein sequence MVKKLHGKIAEFQVANMLREKGLYPYFRPIESAQDTEVLIDNKRVLMFGSNSYLGLTNHPKIKEASKKAIDKYGTGCAGSRFLNGTLDIHIELENRLAALVGKEAAVLFSTGYQVNLGVLSCITGRNDYIILDEYDHACIIDGSRLSFSKVLKYAHNDMNDLQRKLALLPEEAVKVIAVDGIFSMEGDIVKLPEIVQLADQYGANIMVDDAHSLGVIGHNGAGTASHFGLTKDVDLIMGTFSKSLASLGGFIAADKDTVDFIKHRGRSLMFSASMTPGSVGSVIAALDIMESEPERIQKLWDNTNYAMKLLLDEGFDLGPTESPILPIYVRDNEKTFLVTKQLQAAGIFVNPVVSPAVPSDSSLLRFSLMATHTFEQIEEAVEKLTKIFKDVGVTSVKEKI encoded by the coding sequence ATGGTTAAAAAACTACATGGGAAGATCGCCGAGTTCCAGGTTGCAAATATGCTCCGGGAGAAGGGATTGTATCCTTATTTCAGGCCTATTGAGTCTGCTCAGGACACTGAAGTATTAATTGACAACAAAAGGGTATTAATGTTTGGATCTAACTCATACTTAGGCCTTACCAATCACCCGAAAATTAAAGAAGCTTCAAAAAAAGCGATTGATAAATATGGCACAGGCTGTGCCGGATCGCGTTTTTTAAATGGTACACTGGATATTCATATTGAGTTAGAAAACAGGCTTGCCGCTTTAGTTGGCAAAGAGGCCGCCGTTTTATTCAGCACAGGCTACCAGGTAAATCTTGGCGTACTATCCTGCATTACGGGCCGTAATGATTACATTATTTTAGACGAGTACGATCATGCCTGCATCATTGACGGCAGCCGCCTTTCGTTTTCAAAAGTGTTAAAATACGCCCACAACGACATGAACGACCTGCAGCGCAAACTGGCATTATTGCCCGAAGAAGCTGTAAAGGTTATTGCTGTTGATGGTATTTTCAGCATGGAAGGTGATATTGTTAAGCTACCTGAAATAGTGCAGCTTGCCGACCAATATGGTGCAAACATCATGGTTGATGATGCGCATAGCCTGGGGGTTATCGGTCATAATGGAGCAGGTACTGCATCCCACTTTGGCCTTACCAAGGATGTTGACCTTATTATGGGTACCTTTAGTAAGTCATTAGCTTCGTTGGGTGGTTTCATAGCTGCCGATAAGGATACGGTTGACTTTATTAAGCACCGCGGCCGTTCGTTGATGTTTAGCGCGAGTATGACACCAGGATCAGTTGGCAGCGTAATTGCGGCCCTGGATATCATGGAATCGGAACCCGAAAGGATTCAGAAACTTTGGGATAATACCAATTACGCCATGAAACTTTTGCTTGACGAAGGTTTTGACCTTGGCCCAACCGAAAGCCCGATATTGCCTATTTATGTACGCGATAACGAGAAAACTTTCCTGGTAACCAAACAGCTGCAGGCGGCTGGCATATTTGTTAACCCGGTTGTTTCGCCTGCTGTGCCTTCAGATTCATCGTTGCTGCGCTTCTCCTTAATGGCTACCCATACATTTGAGCAAATTGAGGAAGCTGTTGAGAAACTGACTAAAATTTTTAAAGACGTAGGCGTTACTTCCGTTA